One Streptomyces sp. RPA4-2 genomic window carries:
- a CDS encoding carotenoid oxygenase family protein, whose translation MTAAQPYLTGHYTPVTDEVTATGLTVEGALPPELNGRLIRNGHNPKPGVTPAHWFKGSGMVHGIRLREGRAEWYRNRWVHTPALDGAPYMTERGPDLTASTAGTHVIEHAGRLLAMCEANLPFELTPGLETVGAYDFDGKLRTAMTAHPKEDPVTGELHFFGSSPFPPFLTYYVSDAKGEIVHSAEIPGATASLKHDFAITRRHVLFIEGNVTFDPAEHSGIPYGWSDQQPSRIGVMPRGADGARHIRWFSIEPGNMLHVANAYEDGQGRIVLEGPTVDREGFQLSWNWWIGAPGRSTEPNARSYTRRWVIDMAVGTVDEQIIDDLAVEFPTLNEDYLGSENRYQYAISFPDEKGFGGYGVVKYDRTTGARRIHQAGDARLPSEAVFVPAAGATREDDGYLLTVVSDLKQDASQLLVLDASGLDRIATVHLPRRVTAGIHGSWIPDTAMDDAQG comes from the coding sequence ATGACTGCTGCGCAGCCCTACCTGACCGGCCACTACACCCCCGTCACCGACGAGGTGACCGCCACCGGACTCACCGTGGAGGGCGCGCTGCCTCCCGAGCTGAACGGCCGGCTGATCCGCAACGGCCACAACCCCAAGCCCGGTGTCACCCCGGCCCACTGGTTCAAGGGCAGCGGCATGGTCCACGGCATCCGCCTCCGCGAAGGCCGCGCCGAGTGGTACCGCAACCGCTGGGTGCACACCCCCGCCCTCGACGGCGCGCCCTACATGACCGAGCGCGGCCCCGACCTGACCGCCAGCACCGCCGGCACCCACGTCATCGAGCACGCCGGACGCCTGCTCGCCATGTGCGAGGCGAACCTCCCCTTCGAACTCACCCCGGGCCTGGAGACCGTCGGCGCGTACGACTTCGACGGCAAGCTGCGCACCGCGATGACCGCGCACCCCAAGGAGGACCCGGTGACCGGGGAGCTCCACTTCTTCGGGTCCTCGCCGTTCCCACCGTTCCTGACGTACTACGTCTCCGACGCCAAGGGCGAGATCGTCCACAGCGCCGAGATCCCGGGAGCGACCGCCTCGCTCAAGCACGACTTCGCCATCACCCGTCGCCACGTGCTCTTCATCGAGGGCAACGTCACCTTCGACCCGGCCGAGCACTCCGGCATCCCCTACGGCTGGAGCGACCAGCAGCCCTCCCGTATCGGCGTCATGCCCCGCGGAGCGGACGGCGCCCGGCACATCCGCTGGTTCTCCATCGAACCGGGCAACATGCTGCACGTCGCCAACGCCTACGAGGACGGCCAGGGCCGCATCGTCCTGGAGGGTCCCACCGTGGACCGTGAGGGCTTCCAGCTGTCCTGGAACTGGTGGATCGGCGCCCCCGGTCGCAGCACCGAGCCCAACGCCCGCTCCTACACCCGCCGTTGGGTCATCGACATGGCCGTCGGCACCGTCGACGAGCAGATCATCGACGACCTCGCGGTGGAGTTCCCGACCCTCAACGAGGACTACTTGGGCTCCGAGAACCGCTACCAGTACGCCATCTCCTTCCCCGACGAGAAGGGCTTCGGCGGCTACGGCGTCGTCAAGTACGACCGCACCACCGGCGCCCGCCGCATCCACCAGGCAGGCGACGCCCGGCTGCCCAGTGAAGCGGTCTTCGTCCCCGCCGCCGGAGCCACCCGCGAGGACGACGGCTACCTCCTGACCGTGGTCTCCGACCTGAAGCAGGACGCCTCGCAGCTGCTGGTCCTCGACGCATCGGGCCTCGACCGCATCGCCACCGTCCACCTGCCCCGCCGGGTGACCGCGGGGATCCACGGCTCCTGGATCCCCGACACCGCCATGGACGACGCCCAGGGCTGA